From one Trifolium pratense cultivar HEN17-A07 linkage group LG1, ARS_RC_1.1, whole genome shotgun sequence genomic stretch:
- the LOC123885704 gene encoding glutathione reductase, chloroplastic/mitochondrial, translated as MKQAMATSLSLSCCSPSLTRNTLFFTKTFPFSRSFSLPQSLSTKTLISLSPPRRTFAVRAESQNGAEPAGHYDFDLFTIGAGSGGVRASRFASNFGANAAICELPFSTISSDTTGGVGGTCVIRGCVPKKLLVYASKFSHEFEESNGFGWRYDSEPKHDWSSLIANKNAELQRLTGIYKNILKNNNVKLIEGRGKIVDPHTVDVDGKLYTAKNILVSVGGRPFIPDIPGKEYAIDSDAALDLPSKPEKIAIVGGGYIALEFAGIFNGLKSEVHVFIRQKKVLRGFDEEIRDFVEEHMALRGIEFHTEESPVAITKAADGSLSLKTSKGTVEGFSHVMFATGRKPNIKNLGLESVGVKIAKDGSIEVDEYSQTSVPSIWAIGDVTNRINLTPVALMEGVALTKTLFLNEPTKPDYRAVPAAVFSQPPIGGVGLTEDQAVEQHGDIDVYTANFRPLKATLSGLPDRVFMKLIVSAKTNQVLGLHMCGDDAPEIVQGFAVAIKAGLTKADFDSTVGIHPTAAEEFVTMRTPTRKVRKSHASQDKSDSEAKAAAGS; from the exons ATGAAGCAAGCCATGGCTACTTCGCTTTCCCTCTCCTGCTGTTCTCCATCTCTAACTCGAAACACTCTCTTCTTCACCAAAACCTTCCCATTTTCTCGTTCCTTCTCTCTCCCTCAATCCCTCTCCaccaaaaccctaatttctctCTCCCCTCCCCGCCGCACCTTCGCCGTTCGCGCCGAATCCCAAAACGGCGCCGAACCCGCTGGCCACTACGACTTCGACCTTTTCACCATCGGCGCTGGAAGTGGCGGTGTCCGTGCTTCCCGCTTCGCCTCCAATTTTGGCGCTAACGCTGCTATCTGCGAGCTTCCTTTCTCTACTATTTCATCTGATACCACCGGAGGTGTTGGTGGCAC CTGTGTAATACGTGGATGTGTGCCAAAGAAATTGCTCGTCTATGCCTCAAAGTTTTCTCATGAATTTGAAGAAAGCAATGGTTTTGGATGGAGATATGACAGTGAACCTAAGCATGATTGGAGTAGTTTGATTGCTAATAAAAATGCTGAGTTACAGAGGCTTACTGGTATCTATaagaatattttgaaaaataataatgtcaAGTTGATTGAAGGCCGTGGAAAG ATTGTAGATCCTCACACGGTTGACGTTGATGGGAAGTTATATACCGCCAAAAACATTTTAGTTTCAGTTGGAGGTCGGCCCTTCATTCCTGATATTCCTGGAAAGGAATATGCAATAGATTCAGATGCTGCCCTTGATTTACCATCAAAACCTGAGAAGATAGCCATTGTTGGTGGGGGATACATTGCCTTGGAGTTTGCTGGTATATTTAATGGTTTGAAAAGCGAAGTTCATGTATTTATACGACAAAAGAAGGTTTTGCGTGGATTTGATGAAGAG ATTAGAGATTTTGTTGAAGAACATATGGCTCTAAGAGGTATTGAATTCCATACTGAGGAGTCTCCTGTAGCTATCACTAAGGCCGCTGATGGTTCACTCTCTTTAAAGACCAGCAAAGGTACCGTGGAAGGTTTCTCTCATGTCATGTTTGCTACAGGACGGAAACCTAATATTAAG AATTTAGGGCTGGAGTCTGTTGGTGTGAAAATTGCTAAAGATGGATCAATAGAG GTTGATGAATACTCTCAAACATCGGTTCCTTCAATTTGGGCAATTGGAGATGTTACAAACAGAATAAATCTCACTCCAGTTGCTTTGATGGAGGGAGTGGcattaacaaaaacattatttctGAATGAGCCAACAAAGCCTGATTATAG AGCTGTTCCTGCTGCTGTGTTCTCCCAACCACCAATTGGAGGAGTTGGTCTTACAGAGGATCAG GCTGTAGAACAACATGGTGATATTGACGTCTACACAGCAAATTTTAGGCCGCTGAAGGCCACCCTCTCTGGGCTTCCAGACCGGGTTTTTATGAAACTAATAGTCTCTGCAAAAACAAATCAAGTTCTGGGTTTGCACATGTGTGGAGATGATGCTCCTGAAATTGTGCAG GGGTTTGCAGTTGCTATTAAAGCTGGATTGACAAAGGCGGACTTTGATTCTACTGTAGGCATTCATCCAACTGCAGCTGAGGAATTTGTCACCATGAGGACTCCCACTAGGAAGGTTCGAAAAAGCCATGCTTCACAG GATAAGTCAGATTCTGAAGCAAAAGCTGCGGCTGGGTCTTAA
- the LOC123885737 gene encoding photosystem II reaction center W protein, chloroplastic-like produces MATISATTATASITRACLVQKRPLAVSSSPVLGLPTMAKVGRVRCSMEGKPSSVQESNSKVGMGASMLAAACAAAMSSPAAMALVDERMSTEGTGLPFGLSNNLLGWILFGVFGLIWALYFIYASSLEEDEESGLSL; encoded by the exons atggcaaCCATCTCAGCTACTACTGCAACTGCATCGATCACTCGTGCATGTCTTGTACAAAAGAGACCTCTTGCAGTTTCATCCTCTCCTGTTCTTG GATTGCCAACAATGGCTAAGGTTGGAAGAGTGAGGTGTTCAATGGAGGGAAAGCCTTCTTCTGTGCAAGAAAGCAACTCAAAGGTAGGAATGGGAGCATCTATGTTAGCAGCTGCATGTGCTGCAGCCATGTCAAGCCCAGCAGCTATGGCATTGGTGGATGAAAGAATGAGTACTGAAGGAACAGGACTTCCCTTTGGACTAAGTAACAACCTTCTTGGTTGGATCCTTTTTGGTGTGTTTGGTCTTATTTGGGCTCTCTATTTTATTTACGCTTCGAGTCTTgaggaggatgaagaatctGGATTGTCCCTTTAA
- the LOC123885717 gene encoding probable galacturonosyltransferase 6 isoform X1 encodes MKLIRQRILIISLLFISLVAPLIFLGRREFLEDLYRVTYRTDTLNLKQQIQDGSEELEEPNQVVHKEKDVSTISYSSNENNDADEPRIQVFERNGFGHDGRQDEDARKKYSSSTDEDTNVHAIPHRTSKENISVTNRPSDRIEDRHHLLNPHSQEVKNQKVREIKDQILMAKVYLKFAPPGSNSRLKELELQMKEMERAVEGATRDLDLSRSVLQAMRHMEASLSSVGRAFSDCSLVSKLQAVKRKTEEQVRSQRSQATYLVHLAVRTAQKSFHCLSMRLTAEYFALRPEERKLPNENKIHHPDLYHYAVFSDNVLACAVVVNSTVSTAKEPEKLVFHIVTDSLNLPAISMWFLINSPGNVTVHIQSIDNFEWLSKYNTFFKNGNGDPRYTSELIYLLFYLPEIFPALNKIVVFDHDVVVQQDLGGLWNTNLKGNVIGAVGTCQEGKAPFHRIDAFINFSDPLIGRSFDVNSCTWAFGVNLFDLQQWRTLNLTAVYHKYSQMGSKKPLWNWNVARMPLGWLTFYNKTELLDRRWHILGLGHNSGVDRNEIDQAAVIHYDGIRKPWLDIAMGRYRGYWTKFLDFDHPFLQQCNLQV; translated from the exons ATGAAGCTAATTCGTCAGAGGATCTTAATTATCTCTCTCCTCTTTATCTCCCTTGTTGCTCCTCTCATTTTCCTCG GGAGAAGAGAGTTCCTTGAAGATTTGTATCGTGTT ACATATAGGACGGATACTTTGAACTTAAAACAACAG ATTCAAGACGGTTCTGAAGAATTAGAAGAGCCAAATCAAGTTGTTCATAAAGAAAAAGATGTTTCAACAATTAGTTACAGTTCAAACGAGAATAACGATGCCGATGAACCTAGAATTCAAGTGTTTGAAAGAAATG GATTCGGCCATGATGGCAGACAAGACGAGGATGCTCGGAAAAAATATTCATCCTCCACGGACGAAGATACAAATGTACATGCTATTCCACATAGAACGTCGAAGGAGAATATTAGTGTGACAAATAGGCCATCAGATCGAATAGAAGACCGTCATCATCTTTTAAATCCACACTCTCAAGAAGTGAAAAATCAAAAGGTTCGAGAGATTAAGGATCAAATTTTAATGGCTAAAGTATACTTGAAGTTTGCGCCACCAGGCAGCAACTCCCGCTTGAAGGAACTGGAGCTGCAAATGAAAGAGATGGAACGAGCAGTAGAAGGAGCCACCCGGGATTTAGATTTGTCTAGGAG TGTTTTGCAGGCAATGAGACACATGGAGGCCTCACTGTCTAGTGTCGGCCGTGCTTTCTCAGACTGTTCTTTGGTTTCTAAGCTTCAAGCAGTGAAGCGCAAAACTGAAGAGCAAGTTCGTTCTCAGAGAAGCCAAGCAACATATCTTGTTCATCTTGCTGTAAGGACTGCCCAAAAAAGCTTTCACTGTCTTTCTATGCGGCTGACTGCTGAATATTTTGCCCTGAGGCCTGAGGAGAGAAAGCTTCCAAATGAGAATAAGATTCATCATCCAGATCTTTATCATTATGCTGTCTTCTCTGACAATGTTCTGGCATGTGCAGTCGTTGTTAACTCTACTGTCTCTACAGCCAAG GAACCAGAGAAACTTGTTTTCCATATAGTGACTGATTCACTCAACTTGCCAGCGATCTCAATGTGGTTCTTGATAAACTCTCCCGGCAATGTCACAGTCCATATACAGAGCATAGACAACTTTGAATGGTTGTCGAAATACAATACCTTCTTTAAAAATGGTAACGGCGATCCAAGATATACTTCTGAATTGATCTACTTGCTTTTCTACCTGCCAGAAATTTTCCCTGCCCTAAATAAGATTGTGGTCTTTGATCATGATGTGGTGGTTCAACAAGATCTCGGTGGGCTATGGAATACCAATTTGAAGGGAAATGTTATCGGAGCAGTTGGAACTTGTCAGGAAGGCAAAGCCCCATTTCATAGGATTGATGCGTTCATAAACTTCTCAGATCCACTAATTGGCCGGAGTTTTGACGTCAATTCTTGCACATGGGCGTTTGGGGTGAATTTGTTTGATTTGCAACAATGGAGAACACTTAATTTAACGGCTGTTTATCACAAATATTCACAAATG GGTTCTAAGAAGCCATTATGGAATTGGAACGTTGCACGTATGCCTTTAGGTTGGCTCACCTTCTATAACAAGACAGAGTTGTTGGACAGACGATGGCACATTCTTGGCCTCGGTCATAACTCGGGAGTCGATCGAAATGAGATTGATCAGGCTGCCGTTATACACTATGATGGGATTAGGAAGCCATGGTTAGATATTGCAATGGGCAGATATAGAGGTTATTGGACCAAATTTTTGGATTTTGACCACCCTTTTCTGCAACAGTGCAATCTCCAGGTTTAG
- the LOC123885717 gene encoding probable galacturonosyltransferase 6 isoform X2, with product MKLIRQRILIISLLFISLVAPLIFLGRREFLEDLYRVIQDGSEELEEPNQVVHKEKDVSTISYSSNENNDADEPRIQVFERNGFGHDGRQDEDARKKYSSSTDEDTNVHAIPHRTSKENISVTNRPSDRIEDRHHLLNPHSQEVKNQKVREIKDQILMAKVYLKFAPPGSNSRLKELELQMKEMERAVEGATRDLDLSRSVLQAMRHMEASLSSVGRAFSDCSLVSKLQAVKRKTEEQVRSQRSQATYLVHLAVRTAQKSFHCLSMRLTAEYFALRPEERKLPNENKIHHPDLYHYAVFSDNVLACAVVVNSTVSTAKEPEKLVFHIVTDSLNLPAISMWFLINSPGNVTVHIQSIDNFEWLSKYNTFFKNGNGDPRYTSELIYLLFYLPEIFPALNKIVVFDHDVVVQQDLGGLWNTNLKGNVIGAVGTCQEGKAPFHRIDAFINFSDPLIGRSFDVNSCTWAFGVNLFDLQQWRTLNLTAVYHKYSQMGSKKPLWNWNVARMPLGWLTFYNKTELLDRRWHILGLGHNSGVDRNEIDQAAVIHYDGIRKPWLDIAMGRYRGYWTKFLDFDHPFLQQCNLQV from the exons ATGAAGCTAATTCGTCAGAGGATCTTAATTATCTCTCTCCTCTTTATCTCCCTTGTTGCTCCTCTCATTTTCCTCG GGAGAAGAGAGTTCCTTGAAGATTTGTATCGTGTT ATTCAAGACGGTTCTGAAGAATTAGAAGAGCCAAATCAAGTTGTTCATAAAGAAAAAGATGTTTCAACAATTAGTTACAGTTCAAACGAGAATAACGATGCCGATGAACCTAGAATTCAAGTGTTTGAAAGAAATG GATTCGGCCATGATGGCAGACAAGACGAGGATGCTCGGAAAAAATATTCATCCTCCACGGACGAAGATACAAATGTACATGCTATTCCACATAGAACGTCGAAGGAGAATATTAGTGTGACAAATAGGCCATCAGATCGAATAGAAGACCGTCATCATCTTTTAAATCCACACTCTCAAGAAGTGAAAAATCAAAAGGTTCGAGAGATTAAGGATCAAATTTTAATGGCTAAAGTATACTTGAAGTTTGCGCCACCAGGCAGCAACTCCCGCTTGAAGGAACTGGAGCTGCAAATGAAAGAGATGGAACGAGCAGTAGAAGGAGCCACCCGGGATTTAGATTTGTCTAGGAG TGTTTTGCAGGCAATGAGACACATGGAGGCCTCACTGTCTAGTGTCGGCCGTGCTTTCTCAGACTGTTCTTTGGTTTCTAAGCTTCAAGCAGTGAAGCGCAAAACTGAAGAGCAAGTTCGTTCTCAGAGAAGCCAAGCAACATATCTTGTTCATCTTGCTGTAAGGACTGCCCAAAAAAGCTTTCACTGTCTTTCTATGCGGCTGACTGCTGAATATTTTGCCCTGAGGCCTGAGGAGAGAAAGCTTCCAAATGAGAATAAGATTCATCATCCAGATCTTTATCATTATGCTGTCTTCTCTGACAATGTTCTGGCATGTGCAGTCGTTGTTAACTCTACTGTCTCTACAGCCAAG GAACCAGAGAAACTTGTTTTCCATATAGTGACTGATTCACTCAACTTGCCAGCGATCTCAATGTGGTTCTTGATAAACTCTCCCGGCAATGTCACAGTCCATATACAGAGCATAGACAACTTTGAATGGTTGTCGAAATACAATACCTTCTTTAAAAATGGTAACGGCGATCCAAGATATACTTCTGAATTGATCTACTTGCTTTTCTACCTGCCAGAAATTTTCCCTGCCCTAAATAAGATTGTGGTCTTTGATCATGATGTGGTGGTTCAACAAGATCTCGGTGGGCTATGGAATACCAATTTGAAGGGAAATGTTATCGGAGCAGTTGGAACTTGTCAGGAAGGCAAAGCCCCATTTCATAGGATTGATGCGTTCATAAACTTCTCAGATCCACTAATTGGCCGGAGTTTTGACGTCAATTCTTGCACATGGGCGTTTGGGGTGAATTTGTTTGATTTGCAACAATGGAGAACACTTAATTTAACGGCTGTTTATCACAAATATTCACAAATG GGTTCTAAGAAGCCATTATGGAATTGGAACGTTGCACGTATGCCTTTAGGTTGGCTCACCTTCTATAACAAGACAGAGTTGTTGGACAGACGATGGCACATTCTTGGCCTCGGTCATAACTCGGGAGTCGATCGAAATGAGATTGATCAGGCTGCCGTTATACACTATGATGGGATTAGGAAGCCATGGTTAGATATTGCAATGGGCAGATATAGAGGTTATTGGACCAAATTTTTGGATTTTGACCACCCTTTTCTGCAACAGTGCAATCTCCAGGTTTAG
- the LOC123884824 gene encoding GABA transporter 1-like codes for MSTLEHSSTVEVGKEVEEKDREEEGVSDKGTWKHAAFHVATTIATPAAYAPLPFALASLGWPLGVSSLVSATLATWYSSILIASLWKWNGEKHLTYRHLAHNIFGFWGYWSIALFQQIASLGNNIAIQIAAGSSLKAVYKHYHADGKLTLQHFIIFFGIFELLLSQLPDIHSLRWVNALCTFSTIGFAGTTIGVTIYNGKKIDRTSVSYSLQGSSASKSFKAFNALGTIAFSFGDAMLPEIQNTVNEPARKNMYKSISAAYTVIVLSYWQLAFCGYWAFGSQVQPYILASLSIPEWTVVMANLFAAIQICGCFQIYCRPTYAFFEGRKESNKSTSHFPLRSQLIRLFFTSIYMILVTLIAAAMPFFGDFVSICGAIGFTPLDFVFPALAYLKAGNIAKNSKLGILMKPLNVLIATWFSVVAILGCIGAVRSIVEDIKSYKFFHDM; via the exons ATGAGTACACTAGAGCATAGTTCAACGGTGGAGGTAGGTAAAGAAGTAGAGGAAAAAGATAGAGAAGAAGAAGGAGTGAGTGATAAAGGAACATGGAAGCATGCTGCTTTCCATGTTGCTACCACAATTGCTACTCCTGCAGCTTATGCCCCCTTGCCTTTTGCTCTTGCTTCTCTCGGTTGGCCACTTG GTGTGAGTAGTCTAGTGAGTGCAACACTAGCTACCTGGTACTCTAGCATTTTGATCGCTTCTCTGTGGAAATGGAATGGGGAGAAGCACCTTACCTATAGACATCTTGCACACAATATTTTTG GATTTTGGGGATACTGGTCTATTGCTTTATTCCAGCAGATAGCTTCTCTAGGAAACAACATTGCTATCCAGATTGCAGCTGGCAGCAGCCTTAAG GCAGTTTACAAGCATTATCATGCAGATGGAAAATTGACCTTACAACATTTTATTATCTTCTTTGGGATCTTTGAACTATTGCTTTCTCAACTTCCTGATATTCATTCACTGAGATGGGTTAATGCATTGTGCACTTTTAGCACAATTGGATTTGCTGGTACCACCATTGGTGTTACCATTTACAATG GGAAGAAGATTGATAGAACATCAGTAAGCTATAGTTTACAAGGCAGTTCTGCATCTAAGTCCTTCAAAGCCTTCAATGCCCTTGGAACCATTGCCTTTTCATTTGGTGATGCAATGCTTCCAGAAATACAG AATACAGTGAACGAACCTGCAAGGAAGAATATGTACAAAAGCATATCAGCAGCATACACTGTCATTGTTTTGAGTTACTGGCAATTAGCTTTCTGTGGATACTGGGCTTTCGGATCACAAGTCCAACCTTATATTTTAGCTTCTTTGTCCATTCCAGAATGGACTGTTGTTATGGCAAATTTATTTGCAGCTATTCAAATATGTGGATGCTTTCAG ATTTATTGCAGGCCAACATATGCCTTTTTTGAAGGAAGAAAGGAGTCCAACAAATCAACAAGCCATTTTCCTCTAAGAAGTCAACTGATACGACTGTTTTTTACTTCCATATACATGATTCTTGTTACTCTTATTGCTGCAGCAATGCCATTTTTTGGGGATTTTGTGTCCATTTGTGGAGCAATAGGGTTTACTCCTTTGGACTTTGTGTTTCCTGCTTTAGCATACCTTAAAGCTGGAAACATAGCCAAGAACTCAAAACTTGGCATTTTGATGAAGCCATTAAATGTTTTAATAGCTACTTGGTTCTCAGTTGTTGCTATCTTGGGTTGTATTGGTGCAGTAAGGTCAATAGTGGAAGATATCAAGAGCTACAAGTTCTTCCATGATATGTAA